From the Danaus plexippus chromosome 5, MEX_DaPlex, whole genome shotgun sequence genome, one window contains:
- the LOC116769125 gene encoding uncharacterized protein LOC116769125 isoform X3 codes for MEEDDDESSLNIYKYRRGRDRSDEFLKAISIGHFNDEQNIIVEVDENKRQKTYAVLQEHRTDFSNNKLRYVLLIYCNPIWNLSILIAILLEYLLESCLYTFIEPSKRSSWLILSIFLLNITFTLDVAVVVGLKFFEKWRKTLNLMEPDMKRVILDVVLAMPYCFMYLINREDKTTFNIYAISPLIATARVYRIIEYSYNKSSEAGTNQWTTFLAQYLILLLLSVHTWTCIWYLFAYKHFDIHRIRSSWSIAASNFPTETIFDWYLVGAYWSVMFFTTNAFGDIYPITTYERIIAAIAILLGFLLTTVVFVGSLTSLFITITTRRARYVQQLKKIQNHLKLIKMDNETTKHIIRYYEDLWYQKSGVFKPKLIKLLPAPLQMEMFYDLNAIPLYSSLLFRKLPEAFLRRLSVTMSHQFYLPGDIVYNHNQNKTVMICITTGVLELLSDEDDESPMISFRKGTCFGEISLVYNIPARCTVKAATYVECQVLNKTDFIKLMLTYPDIVASIRNEIQERILRALKRKQKQDRNAPLSLNIYASIHRKKSSIKCLKNRLRYLQGITDIEYSSHDDELDEHCLDLYILSEHVKKKMTVFTCLNPKFPWILETECHLVKYWELYMLSIVFYVCLLYPYFIGFERKFPGGVFFYAEIVITISLVLNMFISIVTAVKTKKKYIKTVSGILNYRMNTLGFYLDALSIIPFEYIVTIHCNATYLDNYGNHLFYLCKGTKLCLVWRLSNFFENLEKKLLSNSILVKIAKYCIYIGFICYWSGTILYMESCFLNRCSQESWFARAMTWENQKSDVSASKTKYPILTSVYFATTTLLSVGYGDFYPGDQFDMGFIAFLSLYGVLLTGYCVSEFSALVTHWSRTKTAFLEVIITIDKFMKENNMHPAIKSRIMSFYELQWQYNSGVELTGENWLEKTVIPTELRKKVLHQARFKTLTSIKFFQVKNKAYIHTLTEMARDIILPPGEIVYYGGTVTRELYIIESGYCLVTCREMRDTKKERVIGPGNHLGLLVLLYGVPAVSTVITLTHCKRTFGVDFITCFPWYAIWKLFVPRHNENHTKGDHFLNPHMYHCIIRLANVLQIYKLYAIFWAESINALKRAYFMSVLQFFLLTIFFLNLYTSILLTMTCRYVTANDEDDFVRKVHKLSVLNGPYIKTQYNSGGNIICKVGSWLDSTKIFKDAYLSPSKAYLLSYYWASTSFTGAGFGDITAQNTSHMILSICINIHGVLFFGYVYSKIASLKAMADQVVTTFQENLKHLELFLNREKVPYLLKKTAIEYWKYQWKRTGGWSHQKILGKLHANLNEDAVLYMYEKTLREIPLFEDVEYSFFRAFAKNLRERYLQKGYMMLRSNEVITDMYIIYRGKVDIINNTNEVEACMGPGGIFGNIRGAARYLTISNVVASRNTDLLVIEGSSFYTLLKYFPAVLRKVKYCVDSTTKDYVLPTIMSEQSSAEIRTFPLTYEADDNEDEDEIDQDVYLDSPDKSIAESHGSRSIASGGYSDYISAIWLIVKPHKWFQSSIVPDCKWVIFIDYLIILLAYVDFMILVYQMAFLSNEYFFYICVVFDVIFLYKVFLDVHTGYMNRYGDYVLNPKKVRKMYFSKTFLRRRDFLTNLPICYLAFAMNLSSSMQLALFCYLRTPQLFRISYLFTYRQYRKINIGSSNLFLKLTTIGIWASLLSHVNACLFFKMSCLTPVQCTSDNWITKGNLNLRVNYSEDNFFALYIASLWYMINLLTITGSGDVTAQNDFEVIETIFITLVIKFCTGLLISEMSAMISAHSSSRIEYDYAINELKDGLRDTDLSAHQMNKMWDYVRELWNRQQGKQMPELVYRLPFRLRCHVMQAVYGSHIRESLIFKKTSDDFKRMLAMWLKHCVFFPGNYIVQCGDADQCIYFIHRGQVEVLTVHQNLTESVYDILGPEDSFGIAQGLFVGVTHHFSFRARTVVDIVYLKLDEWKYLLDFYPSSAKLVRRKVENVYLAI; via the exons ATGG aggaagatgatgatgaaagtagtttaaacatttataagtaCAGACGTGGGAGAGATAGAAgtgatgaatttttaaaagcaatatccATTGGACATTTTAATGATGAGCAGAACATAATCGTAGAAGTTGATGAGAATAAGCGTCAGAAGACTTATGCTGTATTGCAGGAACACCGAACTGATTTCTCTAACAACAAACTTCGCTATGTTCttctaatttattgtaatccTATTTGGAatctttctatattaatagcaATTTTGCTTGAATACTTATTAGAGTCGTGTCTCTACACCTTCATCGAACCAAGCAAACGATCGTCCTGGCTGATATTGTCTATATTTTTActgaatataacatttacgCTTGATGTAGCGGTCGTTGTTGGTTTAAAATTCTTCGAAAAGTGGCGCAAGACGCTTAACTTAATGGAACCAGATATGAAACGTGTGATTCTTGATGTTGTACTTGCAATGCCATATTGCTTCATGTATTTGATCAACCGTGAAGATAAAacgacatttaatatttatgcgATATCCCCTTTAATAGCCACTGCACGGGTTTATcgaataattgaatattccTATAATAAATCCTCTGAAGCTGGTACAAATCAATGGACGACTTTTTTGGCTcaatatctaatattattattgctgtcAGTGCATACTTGGACCTGCATTTGGTATTTATTTGcctataaacattttgatattCATCGCATACGTTCGTCATGGTCTATTGCTGCTTCAAATTTTCCGACAGAAACGATTTTTGATTGGTATTTAGTTGGTGCTTATTGGTCAGTTATGTTTTTTACAACGAATGCATTTGGAGATATATATCCAATAACAACTTATGAAAGAATAATTGCTGCTATTGCCATCCTTTTAGGATTTTTATTGACTACAGTAGTTTTTGTAGGCTCATTAACATCTCTTTTCATAACTATAACAACAAGACGAGCTAGGTATGTCCAACAGTtgaagaaaatacaaaatcatttgaaacttattaaaatgGACAACGAAActacaaaacatattattag gtacTATGAAGACCTATGGTATCAAAAATCTGGGGTCTTCAAACCTAaactaataaaacttttacctGCGCCACTACAAATGGAAATGTTTTACGACCTTAATGCAATACCTCTCTACAGTTCTTTACTATTCAGAAAACTTCCGGAAGCATTCCTTAGAAGACTGTCTGTTACAATGAGTCACCAGTTTTATTTACCCGGCGACATTGTTTATAATCATAATCAAAACAAGACTGTTATG atCTGTATAACCACTGGGGTATTGGAGTTGTTGTCAGATGAGGATGATGAAAGCCCAATGATATCTTTTAGAAAAGGGACATGCTTTGGTGAAATCTCTTTAGTCTACAATATACCAG CAAGGTGTACCGTCAAAGCTGCAACTTATGTTGAATGTCAAGTTCTCAACaaaacagattttataaagCTGATGTTAACGTATCCAGATATTGTTGCTTCAATTAGAAACGAAATTCAGGAAAGAATATTAAGagctttaaaaagaaaacaaaaacaggACCGTAACGCTCCtttgtcattaaatatttacgctTCGATACACCGCAAGAAAAGCAGCATTAAATGTCTCAAAAACAGATTACGATATTTACAAG GAATTACGGACATTGAATATTCTTCTCACGACGATGAACTGGATGAACACTGTTTAGATTTATACATCTTATCCGAACATGTCAAAAAGAAGATGACTGTATTTACCTGTTTGAATCCAAAATTTCCATGGATTTTGGAAACAGAGTGTCACCTTGTTAAATATTGGGAACTGTATATGCTTAGCATTGTATTCTATGTGTGTCTTTTGTACCCCTATTTTATTGGATTTGAAAGAAAATTCCCCGGTGGTGTTTTCTTTTATGCAGAGATAGTAATAACGATATCTCTAGTCTTGaatatgtttatatcaatAGTTACGGCTGTGAAAACTAAAAAGAAGTATATAAAAACCGTATCCGGAATATTGAATTACCGCATGAATACATTAGGATTTTACTTGGATGCTCTGTCTATAATACCATTTGAGTACATTGTGACCATACATTGTAACGCTACGTATCTAGATAATTATGGGAATCACCTTTTTTATCTTTGCAAGGGAACAAAACTTTGCTTAGTGTGGAGACTGTCAAACTTTTTTGAGAATTTGGAAAAgaaattactttcaaattcGATTCTCGTTaaa atagcaaagtactgtatttatattggaTTTATATGTTACTGGTCCGgcactatattatatatggaaTCATGTTTCTTGAATAGATGCTCTCAAGAATCGTGGTTTGCTAGGGCTATGACTTGGGAAAATCAGAAAAGCGATGTGTCGGCCAGCAA AACGAAATATCCAATATTGACATCAGTTTACTTCGCGACCACAACGCTATTATCCGTTGGTTATGGTGATTTTTATCCCGGAGACCAATTCGATATGGGTTTCATAGCATTTCTTAGCTTATACGGTGTATTATTAACTGGATATTGCGTGTCTGAATTTTCCGCTTTAGTAACTCATTGGTCTAG AACAAAAACGGCCTTTTTAGAAGTTATAATCACAAtcgataaatttatgaaagaaaataatatgcaCCCAGCAATAAAGTCCAGGATAATGTCTTTTTACGAATTGCAATGGCAATATAATTCG GGAGTGGAACTTACAGGCGAAAATTGGCTTGAAAAGACGGTTATACCTACAGAACTGCGAAAAAAAGTGCTACATCAAGCGAGATTTAAAACACTGACTTCAATAAAGTTCTTCCAAGTGAAAAATAAAGCTTACATTCACACACTTACAGAAA TGGCACGTGACATTATTTTACCACCGGGTGAGATTGTTTATTATGGCGGAACTGTTACACGAGAGCTGTATATTATTGAGAGCGGTTACTGTTTGGTGACATGTAGAGAGATGCGAGACACCAAGAAGGAACGAGTCATTGGCCCCGGGAACCATCTGGGATTATTAGTGTTGTTATATGGCGTGCCGGCTGTCAGTACTGTAATTACTTTGACACATTGCAAA cgAACATTTGGTGTTGATTTTATTACCTGTTTTCCATGGTACGCGATATGGAAGTTATTTGTACCCAGGCATAATGAAAACCACACTAAAGGAGATCATTTCCTCAATCCACACATGTACCATTGTATCATTCGGTTGGCtaatgttttacaaatatataaattatacgcAATTTTTTGGGCTGAATCCATAAATGCTTTAAAAAGG GCTTATTTTATGAGCGTACTGCAATTTTTTCTgttgacaatttttttcctGAACCTATACAcgtcaatattattaacaatgacATGTAGATACGTCACAGCTAACGATGAAGACGATTTTGTCAGGAAGGTGCATAAGTTGTCAGTACTGAATGGACCCTATATAAAAACGCAATACAATTCGGGCGGAAACATAATATGCAAAGTTG GTTCTTGGTTAGATAGCacaaagatatttaaagaCGCCTATTTGAGTCCATCTAAAGCATATCTTCTGTCATATTATTGGGCATCTACGAGTTTTACTGGCGCTGGATTCGGTGATATCACAGCTCAAAACACCTCCCACATGATACTCTctatatgtataaacatacatGGAGTGTTGTTTTTTGG atatgtttattcaaaaattgCTTCCTTAAAAGCAATGGCTGACCAAGTTGTAACAACGTTCCAAGAAAATCTTAAgcatttagaattatttttaaatcgagAAAAAGTCCCTTATCTACTAAAGAAAACGGCTATCGAATATTGGAAATATCAATGGAAGAGAACTGGCGGTTGGTCG cATCAAAAAATTTTGGGAAAACTACATGCCAACTTAAATGAAGATGCCGTTTTATACATGTACGAAAAAACATTAAGAGAAATACCGTTATTTGAAGACGTGGAATACTCTTTCTTTAGAGCTTTCGCTAAAAACCTCAGAGAACGTTATCTTCAGAAAGGTTACATGATGCTGAGATCCAATGAGGTCATAACTGACATGTACATAATTTATCGTGGTAAA gtggatataataaataatactaatgagGTAGAGGCTTGTATGGGGCCAGGTGGTATTTTTGGAAACATCCGTGGAGCTGCCAGATATCTAACCATATCTAATGTTGTTGCTTCGAGAAATACGGATTTGCTAGTCATTGAGGGATCAAGCTTTTATACTCTAttaaaa TATTTTCCGGCTGTATTaagaaaagttaaatattgtgTTGATTCTACAACAAAGGATTACGTCTTGCCAACAATAATGTCAGAGCAATCCAGTGCTGAA aTAAGAACGTTTCCTCTAACTTATGAAGCTGATGACAATGAAGACGAAGACGAAATAGACCAAGATGTTTATCTCGAT AGTCCTGACAAGAGCATTGCTGAATCTCATGGATCGAGATCAATTGCTTCCGGCGGTTACTCTGATTATATTTCGGCCATTTGGCTAATAGTGAAGCctcataa atGGTTCCAGAGTAGCATCGTACCAGATTGTAAATGGGTCATATTTATAG ATTATCTCATAATCCTTCTCGCATACGTTGATTTTATGATTCTGGTCTACCAAATGGCCTTCTTGTCTAATGAGTACTTTTTCTACATCTGTGTTGTCTTTGATGTGATATTTCTGTACAAAGTGTTTCTGGATGTTCACACGGGATATATGAATAGATATGGAGATTATGTTTTGAATCCAAAGAAAGTGAGAAAAAT gTACTTCTCTAAAACATTTCTGCGCAGACGCGACTTTCTAACTAATTTGCCGATATGTTACTTAGCTTTTGCTATGAACTTGTCGTCATCGATGCAGCTCGCTTTATTCTGCTATTTAAGAACACCACAACTATTCAGaatatcgtatttatttacatatcgACAGTATAGGAAAATTAACATTGGTTCATCGAACTTATTTCTGAAGCtaac AACAATTGGAATATGGGCATCTCTGCTTTCGCATGTAAATGCTTGCCTGTTTTTTAAGATGTCATGTCTGACACCAGTTCAATGTACTTCAGACAATTGGATAACAAAAGGGAATCTCAATTTGAGGGTTAATTACTCCGAG GATAATTTCTTTGCACTTTATATAGCGTCATTGTGGTACATGATAAActtattaacaataacagGATCTGGAGATGTGACGGCTCAAAATGATTTCGAAGTTatcgaaacaatttttataactttagttataaaattttgtacgg GACTCTTAATATCCGAAATGTCCGCTATGATCAGCGCTCATTCGTCATCTCGAATCGAATACGACTACGCGATTAACGAGTTGAAGGACGGCTTAAGGGACACAGATCTTAGTGCGCATCAAATGAACAAGATGTGGGACTACGTTAGGGAACTGTGGAACCGACAACAGGGAAAACAA atgCCGGAACTAGTATACCGGCTGCCGTTCCGACTTCGCTGTCACGTAATGCAAGCGGTATACGGCAGTCATATAAGGGAATCGTTGATATTCAAGAAAACAAGCGATGACTTCAAACGGATGCTGGCTATGTGGTTGAAACATTGCGTTTTCTTCCCCGGCAATTACATCGTACAGTGCGGGGACGCGGATCAGTGTATATACTTCATACATAGAGGACAG GTTGAAGTGTTGACAGTTCATCAGAACTTGACCGAGTCTGTGTATGACATTCTTGGACCGGAGGACAGCTTTGGAATAGCTCAG ggTCTTTTTGTCGGTGTGACACACCATTTCTCATTCAGGGCGCGCACCGTCGTCGACATAGTGTACTTGAAACTGGACGAGTGGAAGTatttacttgatttttatcCGTCATCAGCTAAATTAGTACGACGCAAAGTTGAGAACGTATATCTAGCGATATGA